One part of the Arthrobacter tumbae genome encodes these proteins:
- a CDS encoding methylated-DNA--[protein]-cysteine S-methyltransferase, which translates to MNTFTIIDSPIGGLVLVARNEKLVGVYHEYHSPEPSPVLLGLPIEADSQQIPSVEDAQGEPPAFDEEAAAEVFRRTGDWLRGYFSGAVADPVPYDPPAGTDFQRTVWEAVADIPYGETRTYKDIAEGLGNVLMGRAVGAAVRANPLSLIIPGHRVVGAGGAITGYAAGVAVKRALLELEAAVTAGAAA; encoded by the coding sequence ATGAATACTTTCACGATCATCGACAGCCCGATTGGGGGACTGGTTCTCGTGGCCCGGAACGAGAAGCTTGTTGGGGTCTACCACGAGTACCACTCGCCGGAGCCCTCTCCCGTTCTTCTGGGATTACCCATCGAGGCAGACTCTCAGCAGATTCCTTCCGTCGAGGATGCGCAGGGTGAGCCACCGGCCTTCGATGAGGAAGCCGCAGCCGAGGTGTTCCGTAGGACGGGTGACTGGCTCCGTGGGTACTTCAGTGGGGCCGTTGCTGACCCTGTGCCGTATGACCCGCCGGCCGGGACGGACTTCCAGCGCACCGTTTGGGAAGCGGTCGCTGACATTCCGTACGGGGAAACCCGCACCTACAAGGACATAGCGGAAGGCCTGGGCAATGTATTGATGGGACGGGCTGTCGGGGCAGCTGTGCGCGCTAATCCGTTATCGCTCATCATCCCGGGACACCGTGTAGTGGGCGCGGGCGGAGCAATCACCGGGTACGCAGCCGGTGTCGCCGTCAAGCGTGCGTTGCTCGAACTCGAGGCGGCGGTAACAGCCGGAGCCGCCGCCTGA